Genomic window (Candidatus Effluviviaceae Genus I sp.):
ATTCCGCTACATCGACCCGACCGTCGAGACGAGCCGCGACGTGTACGCGAACTACCCGAGCGACCGCTGGGTGCTCGTCATCTCGGAGGAGGGCCACGATCTGCGTCGCGCCCCCCATCTCCCCGCCTCGCAGAACTCGGGCGTCATCTCAGACCGGTGCGCGCTCGGCGGTGACCTCTCGATCGCCGGAACCGTCACGGTGACCGGGCGCGGCATGTACGAGGAGATCCTCCGGACGATCGCGAAGGCCGCCAAGGTGGAGCAGCTGCGCATGATGTGGGAGGAAAACGTGCACGCGGTCCATCCGGCGGCTCAGCTCACGTCCTTCTCCATGACGGACCCCGAGGATCTCATGACGCCGCTCACGGTGGCAGCCTCCTACAGCATCGCCGACTACGCGCTCGACGCCTCGCCGTTCCTCCTGTTCAGGGTGCCGGCGGCGACGGGGGCGTTCGATTTCCTGTCCGACGCGCTGCTCGGGCGCCTCACCGGGCTCGCCGAGAGGAAGCATGCGATGGCCCTGGGCACCACGCTCGGCCTCGAGGAGTCGTCGGAGATCGAGGTGCCCGCCGGGCTTCACGTGGAGAGCTTCCCCGACGCGGTGGACTTCCGGCAGGGCGCGGTCAGCCTCTCCGTGGAGTACGAGTTCGTCCCCGGACCGCCCGGGAGGCCCGGTGTCGTGAGGTATCGGCGCGCGCTCGGGATCGACTCGCACGAGGTGTCGCCCGCCGACTACCTCGCGCTCAAGGAGGCCGCGAGGCTCGGTTCCCGCTCGACCAAGGGCGAGGTCATCCTGAAGAGGGAGGGCTAGATGAGACACGCGCTCCTCATCCTGACAGCGCTTGCGGTGACGGCCGTGGCCGTCGCTCCGGCGGCCGGCGAGTGGACCGACCAGTCCGTGCAGAAGCTCATCGCGAAGGCGCCTCCCGACGACGCCTACCCGGGCGCCGCGGCCGTCTTCCTCAGACTCGAGGACACCGTCGAGGTCGCCGCGGATGGCTCGATGCGCGCGCTCAGGAACTCGCTCACGAAGGTGCTCACGCTCCGCGGGCGCGAGAAGTACAGCAACCGGACCTTCCTCTACAACAGCGACGAGGCCGCGCTGTCCGTCCTCAAGGGCGTGACGACGAGGTCCACGGGCAGGTCCGTCGAGGTCGAGAAGGACGCGGTGAACGACGTCACGCCGGCGTTCCTCCAGGGCGCGACGATGTACGCCAACGTGCTCGAGAAGGTCATCTCCTTCCCCGTGGCGGGCCCGGGCGCGACCATGGAGCTTCAACTTGAGGAGACCAGGCGCGCCGCGAGCGACGGGAGCTTCTCGGGCATCGAGTTCCTCGGGATGGACGACCCCGTGCTGGACGCCGTCTTCACGCTGCGGTATCCCCCGGGGATGCCGGAGCCGAAGACCGCGGCGCTTCCAGGCGCAGTGAGCGGGGTCCGGATCGAGAGGAAGACGAAGCGCGACGAGATGTCGTTCTCGACGAAGGGCTTCCCTGGCCTCGTCCCCGAGGAGAACATGCCGCCGGCCGGCGAGCTGTACCCGCGGGTCATCTACACGAGCTACGGGTCGTGGAACCAGGCGGCGGCGTTCTTCGCGAGCGCGTTCTTCCCGCACGTCCAGACCGACGGTCCCGTCGCCGACCGGGTCGCGCAGGCCACCGCCGGCCTCGCGGGCCGCGAGGACAAGGTCCGCGCGCTCTTCCTCGACGCGGCGACGAGCGTCCGGAGCGTGCACCTCAACCTCGGCGTCGGCGGCTACGAGCCCAACGACGCCTCCGTCGTCCTCACCAACAGGTACGGCGACACGCGCGACAAGGCGGTGCTCCTCGTGAGCATGCTGCGCGCCGCCGGTATCGACGCGTGGCCGGCGGCGGTCGCGGCCGAGCGGGCATCGGCCGACGTCTCGGCCGTGCTGGGGAACGTCCCCACGCTGCGCTTGTTCGATCGCATCCTCGTCGCCGTCGCGGACGGCCCGGCCTATCGCTTCCTCGACCCGATGCTCGACGACGTCGCCTACGGGTTCCTCCGCTACGGCCCGGGGAACACGGCCCTGGTCGTCAAGGACGACGGCACGGGCGAGCGTGTTGCCGTTCCGCCGCCCGCGCCGGAGGAGAGCGCCGCCCGCCGTTTCCTGAACGCCTCGGTCCGGCCGGACGGCTCGGCCGTCGTGACGGCGTCGTGCGATCTCACCGGCTACTTCGACCGCAAGGCGCGGAGACTCCTCAAGGACGCTCCTGCGTCGGACGTCCAGAAGGTCTTCGACTCCGCGGCGAACGCGCTGTCGTCCGGCGCGAGGCACGTCTCCCACTCGATGTCCGACCTCCGGGACCTCACCGCGCCCGTCCGCGTGGAGCAGACGATCGACGCGCCGGACTTCGCGGTCGCGCAGGGAGACATGATGATCGTGCGCGTGCCGCCGTTCCCGCACGACTTCGCCGCGTCCGGAGTCGCGCCCACGCTCGCGGAGCGCAAGTTCCCGTTCGACCACCCGTGCGAGCTCGACAGCAGCCTCGAGGTCACGCTCGCCGTGCCGGCGGGCTACCAGGTCGTCAGTCTGCCCAAGCCGGTGTCCGTGAGCACGGCCGTGGCCGACTTCCGGCTCGCATGCGAGTGGGACCAGGCCCGGAGCGCCGTTGTGTGGCGCCAGGAGATCACGGTACGCTCGCGGAGGATAGGCGTCGCCGACTACGCCGCATTCAAGGCAGGG
Coding sequences:
- a CDS encoding DUF3857 and transglutaminase domain-containing protein yields the protein MRHALLILTALAVTAVAVAPAAGEWTDQSVQKLIAKAPPDDAYPGAAAVFLRLEDTVEVAADGSMRALRNSLTKVLTLRGREKYSNRTFLYNSDEAALSVLKGVTTRSTGRSVEVEKDAVNDVTPAFLQGATMYANVLEKVISFPVAGPGATMELQLEETRRAASDGSFSGIEFLGMDDPVLDAVFTLRYPPGMPEPKTAALPGAVSGVRIERKTKRDEMSFSTKGFPGLVPEENMPPAGELYPRVIYTSYGSWNQAAAFFASAFFPHVQTDGPVADRVAQATAGLAGREDKVRALFLDAATSVRSVHLNLGVGGYEPNDASVVLTNRYGDTRDKAVLLVSMLRAAGIDAWPAAVAAERASADVSAVLGNVPTLRLFDRILVAVADGPAYRFLDPMLDDVAYGFLRYGPGNTALVVKDDGTGERVAVPPPAPEESAARRFLNASVRPDGSAVVTASCDLTGYFDRKARRLLKDAPASDVQKVFDSAANALSSGARHVSHSMSDLRDLTAPVRVEQTIDAPDFAVAQGDMMIVRVPPFPHDFAASGVAPTLAERKFPFDHPCELDSSLEVTLAVPAGYQVVSLPKPVSVSTAVADFRLACEWDQARSAVVWRQEITVRSRRIGVADYAAFKAGHDAVTAPKNRLILLEKTG